From a single Clupea harengus chromosome 24, Ch_v2.0.2, whole genome shotgun sequence genomic region:
- the LOC105891529 gene encoding GTPase IMAP family member 9-like yields the protein MTKSPYVLEKITLVLNVSSTVSALRVVLLGKTGSGKSASANTILGMKAFKEDFSPESVTEKCNNQHNVVDGREITVIDTPGLFDTDKPMEELRGELEKCVEMCLPGPHAFLLVIRLDVRFTEEENNAVKWIQENFGKGALKYTIVLLTHGDELKGKPVEDFLCKSPALSSLTKHVRGRYHVFNNKSKDRTQVRELKEKIEAMVKENGGANYIIEIAKISLK from the exons ATGACAAAATCTCCATATGTTCTTGAGAAAATTACCCT AGTTTTGAATGTTTCCTCCACAGTGTCTGCTCTAAGGGTCGTGCTGCTGGGTAAAACTGGTTCTGGAAAGAGTGCCTCagcaaacaccatcctggggatGAAAGCTTTTAAAGAGGATTTCTCACCTGAATCTGTGACTGAAAAATGCAATAATCAACATAATGTAGTGGATGGTAGAGAAATTACAGTGATTGATACACCAGGATTGTTTGATACAGATAAGCCTATGGAAGAACTAAGGGGTGAGCTGGAGAAGTGTGTTGAGATGTGTCTCCCTGGGCCTCATGCCTTCTTGCTGGTGATCAGATTAGATGTGAggttcacagaggaggagaacaatGCTGTGAAGTGGATCCAGGAGAACTTTGGTAAGGGGGCGCTGAAGTACACTATAGTGCTCCTCACTCATGGGGATGAGCTGAAGGGGAAACCAGTGGAGGATTTCCTGTGCAAAAGTCCTGCGCTATCATCTCTTACTAAACATGTTAGGGGTAGATATCACGTCTTCAACAATAAGAGTAAAGACAGGACTCAGGTCAGAGAGCTAAAGGAGAAAATTGAGGCCATGGTGAAGGAGAATGGGGGAGCAAACTACATCATTGAGATAGCAaaa ATTTCCCTTAAATAA